ggtaatagttcgtTGAAGGCAAACAGAAGGAGGccctgcatcattacatggcaatcgtggcttttcaagccagtaaactttccttcctttctgtcgatacagttacgcaaattagatgcgtaaccgtctggaaattccacatcgtttgaaatccaatcaaaaaacgcatcttttccctctgcatcaagttggtatatgggaaaaggagccctaccattctcatcaacatgaagttctgaacgagcacatatatcgactaaatccagtcttgacttcaaattatcctttgttttaccttgaacattaaggatcgtgttcatgagattgtcaaaaaagttcttctcaatatgcatgacatctaaattatgccttagcagatgatcctcccagtatggcagatcccataaaatacttttttgtgccagttatgtaggtctccaacagcagctaccggaaaacgctcatgtccaccgacgtctggcgtcctttctgcaccaaaatctcttagttgtgtcttcaaatctttccaacaaatttccggaggtggactgtcaaataccctcttgttcttcgtaaacaaattcctactcctacgatatggatgatcaggtggtaggaatctcctgtgacagtcaaaccaacacgttttccttccgtgttttagttggaaagcatcagtgttatttTGACAATAttgacatgatagccttccatgcgttgtccatccagataacataccatatgctggaaaatcacttattgtccacattagtactgcccgcatttgaaagttttctttaaacgaaacatcgtatgtttcagcaccttgagcccatagttgttgcaactcatatattagtggctgaagaaacacatcaagtgatctcttaggatgctctggtccgggaacgagaatcgagagaaacaaaaactctcgtcgcaagcacaagtttgggggtaggttgtatggtgtaagaatgactggccatagagaatactgtcttccactcttgtcaaacgggctgaaaccatcagtacataatccaaggtagacatttcttctctcatacgcaaaatcgggatactttgattggaaatgcttccacgcttttgcatctgaaggatgtctgatctcaccatctgttgagtgctccgcatgccatctcattggttgcgttGTGCGTTCAGACaaatacaacctctgcaacctttccgtcaaaggcaaataccacatccttttatatggcactggaactcttccactcgtatctttataacgaggctttccataaaatttgcatgtaacccgctgttcatccgccctccaataaatcatgcagttgtcgctgcatacatctattacctgatacgataaaccaagaccagctacgagtttctgaacctcgtagtatgaatcatgagctacattatcctcgggtagaataccttttacaaaatcagcaatcgcatccacacagtcttcagccaaattataatttgttttaatgcccatcaatcttgtagcagatgataaagctgaatgaccatctctgcaaccttagtacaatggttgctttccagcatccaacatatcataaaatctcctagcttgtgcattgggtaaatcttcccctctaaaatgatcatttaccatctcctcagtacctacaccataatctacatctgttctaattggttcttcaaatctaaccgctggctgagattcactagtactaccatgttcataatcagttttcccatgatgataccaaattttgtaacttcgtgtaaacccactcaaatatagatgagtccaaaatcccactctttaataacctttctatttttacaattagagcaatgacatcttaacatacatgtttttgcttccggttgtcggtgaactaacccatgaattcggttatacctcgttggtattcttccgtaagcaatctcgtgttcggatccaaatgaggtcgatcgatccaagaacgaaaataatttgaagaagacacgttttttatgaatcaaattcgtgtgtaaagagagtaagagggaggatgaagatatggagtgaatgaagaggaagaggggtgcttgtatttatagttgaaatcttgccgacagaccgaggaatttctgacgaaattccgacgccaacggctagttcgtcggaatttcctcggaatttttaaaatcccccaacggctctccaacggctataatatatcctcggaattcatcggttttttccgaagaatacatttttccttattattccgtcggaatattccgacggattgatatttcctcggaattccgtcggtatattccgaggaaattccgaggatttcattttccgtcggaatgtccgtcagaataccgctgttttcttgtagtggatagGATTAGGTTAATTGCTTGTttcttaagtttcttttttcttcaagCTTAActcaacattctcccccttaaacTTGAACTCACTCACATCTCCAATTCCAATCAGACATCTCATTACAATGAACTTGATTTTCCCAAGTGGCTTGGTTAATATATCAGCTCTCTGTTCGTTGTCGGGTACATGCTCAACATCAACCTGTTCATTCTCAACACATTCACGTATAAAGTGAAATCTCCTATGAATGTGCTTGCTTCGACCATGAAACACCGGATTCTTTGCTAGTTGTATCGCTGACTTATTATCAACTCTGATGGTTATCTTCCTACACTCCTCATTCACGACCTCGCTCATCAGTTCTTGAAGCCAAATAGCCTGTTTTGCGGCTTCAGTAGCAGTCATAAACTCTGCTTCACAACTTGACAAGGCAACGATCTCTTGCTTTGTAGAGCACCATGTTAAGGAACTGTCTCCAAGGTAAAATACATGCCCGGTTGTGTTTTTCCCATCATCTATGTCCACGTTATGTGAACTATCACTGTAACCTTCAAGCTTCATACCTTTTCCTCTTTGAAACCGGAGACCAAGAGTACTCGTCCCACGCAAATACCTTATTACCTGCTTCAATGCTGCAGCATGAGATTCCTTTGGCTCCTGCATATATCTGCTGAGTACTCCAACACTAAAAGAGAGATCTGGACGTGTGTGTAACAGATAGCGCAAACAACCAATGCTACGGCGGTATTCTTTCTCGTCAACGCTTCTCTCATCAGTTGCTTTGGAGAATTTCGAGTTCATCTCCATGGGAATATGCGTAGGATTACAAGAAGCCATACCAGTTTCCTCAAGTATTCTCCTTGCATACCAGTCTTGTTTCAGAACAATCCCATCTTTTCCTTGAATCACTTCAATACCAAGGTAATAAGTCAACATCCCAAGGTCACTCATCTCAAATTTGGTAGCCATCTCTTGCTTAAAGACTTCTATCAACTTCAGTGATGATCCGGTAACAAGCAAATCGTCTACATAAACAACAACGACAAGAAGTTTTTTGTTCACCTCCTTACGATATAGCGACGGTTCCTTTGAGCAACGGTGGAAGTTTAGTCCTCGCAGTATCTGATTCAGCTTCACATTCCAGGCTCTTGGTGCTTGGCGCAGGCCATAAAGAGCTTTCTTAAGCTTATACACCTTATCTTCCTGACCCTTGACAATAAAACCTTGCGGCTAGCTCACATATACTTCTTCTTTCAAGTCTCCATGGAGGAACGCAGTCTTAACATCTAAGTGATGAATCTTCCACCCCCTTGAAGCAGCCAATCCAATGATCAAGTGTATTGTCTCAATGCGAGCCACTGGTGCGAAGACCTCATCATAATCAACACCATGCTTCTGGACGTATCCCTTTGCCACGAGTCGAGCCTTAAACTTATTGATACTACCATCTGCATTACGCTTTACCTTAAAGACCCACTTTAGACCAATAGGCTTCACTCCTGCAGGTAAACAGACGAGAtcccaagttttatttttttctatagacGAGATCTCATCCTTGCACGCGTCAATCCAGACCTTAAGCTTCTTAGCCTCATCGTAATCCCACGGTTCTTCATTTATAACCATCAGCAGCCGCTCGCTCTCAATCTCAGCTAGAAGAACATAATCGTCAAAGTGAGACGGTCTTGTACTAATTCGTTGAGATCGCCTTAGGAGTTGAGGATTAGTCTCTTCCTCAACTGTATACTCTTCatagtcttcttcttcatcaacatCAGGTTCACTCTCAGctccctcttcttcttcttcgtcatcacCCTTTGTCTTTATATTAACAACAAACTCTCCCGGGTTGGGATGCTCTGTTTTCTGCTCTGTTTCTTTCCAATTCCACTCTTTATCTTCGATAAACTGTACATCACGTCTTACTACTATCCTCTTGGTAACTGGGTCTAGTAACCTGTAGGCTTTTGACCCTGGTTCAGTTCCCAAATGGACCAGCATTCTTGTTCTATCATCGAGCTTTTTCCTTCCTGGCATTTCAGTTCTCGCATAGCAGATGCATCCGAAGACCTTGAGGTGACTGATGTTCGGTTTCATCAAGCGCAACATCTCATATGGTGTCTTCCCTTCCAATGATCTTGTAGCCACACAGTTGATTAGGTACGTTGAGTGTCTTACTGCCTTGCCCCACAGTTCGTTTGGTACGTTCATGTGCTTTAAGACACTCCTTGTCATCTCCATAAGGGTACGGTTTCGTCGCTCAACCACTCCGTTCTGTTGAGGTGTGTAGGGTGAAGTCAAGTGTCGCTTTATACCGTTCTTGTCACAGAATGCATTGAACTCATGAGATGTAAATTCTCCTCCCCTATCTGTTTGAAGCATCTTGATCTTACTCTGCGTTTCTTGTTCAACAAGCTTCTTGAAGTTTCTAAATTTTTCGAATGCTTCGCTCTTTTCTTTCAACAACgcggtccacatatatcttgtATTATCGTCTATGAGCACCAACACGTATCTCTTCTGAGCTGGTGTGGTTGGAGAAATTGGGCCACACAAGTCTCCATGGACGAGATCAAGAGGATTAGTAGATCGAAACACTGTTGCTTGTGGGAATGGTTTTCTTGCTTGCTTTCCATGTAAGCAAGATACGCATGCTTCAGTTTTGATCATGGTCTCTGGTAAACCAGTGACTAGTTCTTTTCTCGCCATTAGCGTCAGCGTCTCGATGTTGACATGGCCGAGACGTGCGTGCCATAGGGTTGACTCTGAAGCTGCTGATAACTGAAGGCATTGTATGCGGTCAACGTTCAAGATCACTTTGTAGAGTCGACTTACAGTCCGACCAGTCCGAACCATGAGGTCTCTGTACTTGTCAAACAATGTTAAGGTGTCGTCTTTCATACGAACCTCGCATCCAACTTCGGTAGCTTGTCCCAAGCTAATTATATTGCTCCTAAGCCCCGGAATGTAGTACACATTGTTTAATATCTTCTTCTCACCTCCATCAAACACAAACCGAATAGAACATTTTCCTTTTATGTCAATCCGCGAATCATCTCCGAACCTTACCTTTCCTGTCACCGTTTCATCAAGCTTGTAAAAGAACAGCCGATCACCACACATATGATTTGAAGCACCATTATCTAGATACCATATCTTCTCTGTATCTTGATTAGCCTCGAACATAGCAGGGTTTATCTTTTTTTCATTAAGATAGACGACCTCGTGTACCATCAACTCATCAGCATCTTGAGTGACGTCGTCCTTTCTCTCCACGGTTTCTTGAAGTTTGAGTTTCTTGTCCGGACAGTCAGTCGCATAGTGACCTTGTTTATCGCAGCTGAAACACGTGAAGTGAGATATGTCTCCACTTTGACGTTGTTTGAATGCTTCTCTTTGACTTTGGAACGTTGATCCGTTACGGCCACAGCCCCTTCCTCTCCAGTTAGATCTACCACCTCGGCCACAACCTCGTCCACTACTATAGCTTCCTCCATGACTTTCTTGACTCGTGTCACCATACATCAATTTTCCTTGATTGTCGTGTGTATCACCTTCCTCTTCGGCGATTCTTTCCTCATATGCTTTCAAGCGACCGACTATATCCTCAAAGCTGGTGATGTTAAGATGAAGGACTTGCTCAAGAGAGGCAACCATATGAATGTATTTATTTCTTGGCAAGCTTTTGAGGAATTTCTTCACAAGTTTGGGTTTTTCAATTGTCTCACCTAAAGAAGCggatttttgatgagatttcaGCAAGTTTTCCAGCAAAGAGATCGATTGTGTCATCATCTTTCATCTTGAGTCTATCAAATTCTGCCATTAGGGTTTGCAACCTGGTTTCTTTGACTCTCTCAGCTCCCACATTGTGTGCTCGTATCGCTTTCGATGTATCAATGTCGCCAACTTGTAGAATCAAGGCTTCGGGTATGGATTGAAATAAGAACGCTATAGCcatattgtttttcttctcATCCTTTGATTCGGGATCAATTGTTTCGCACACCTCACAGACCTTAAGTGCTATCTTCATTCTCATGGACCAGACAGTATAGTTTGAAGAAGATAACATCGGGAATTTGACAGCAGCTGGGCCGGTGTCTTTGTTCTTGATGATCGCTTATTTGATGTCGTCCATAGTTGCAGTTTCTTAGTTAGTTTGTgtgtggctctgataccaaatatagaatcaCAAAGCTATCTCAAGACAATAATAAGAAGTTCTTCTCTTattcaatcaatcaagcaaagcttaacaataaTTCAATCAAGCTCTCCAGGTTTCACAACTTGCGCACAATCTTATCAACGACATTATCATATATAAAGAGTTATATTTCCTAATCCTATTAGATAACATATATGTTAACTTCCAATTCCTCAACATGATAGGATTAGGTTAATTGATTGTTTcttaagtttcattttttttcaagcTTAACTCAATAGTAAGCACccataaaatgtatattttgaacatttttaatTAAGTAGAGAGATAGTGgcaattaacaaaacaaaatggtgTTATGGAATATTAAGCCAAATAGCAAAAGGCTAAAACCGAAAGCCATAAATAAAACCATTCACTAATATAATTTGAGTTGATTCCACTAACTTtgaaattagttttatatatttataatgatAAATAAGTGTCGATCAAGCATGAGTTAGAGCTCTTTCTTATATATGTTGACAAAATATGAATACCATTTGATGCGTTTCTACCATTGATCGCTAGTATTTAACCGTGTTAGTTTTAATAATGGAACAATCTAATATAAAAAGCAGAAGAGTCTATATATCTATTATCAGTTATATTCTTAGGAGAAAGTTACCAATCTTTATATGGTATTTTGAAAGATAATTTTCATTCCAACCATAAGATTCCGTTCAAGACGAATAAGTTATAgagttataatttataaatcttgccGGATGTATTAGGAATCTGTTGTAAAAAATGCAAATTAACTTcgaaaaataatgaaacataaTTAATGTAAATATCTATTTCTAAAGTTTGTGTATTCATTACGTGAATgaatatttacaatattttaaacttgtatttaattatatcatctcaaaatttgatattttaattaaaaacattgttatttaagtaaaatattttgtttaattgtAAAAGGTATACCGTTTATGATCTTTTACTGGTATATAAAGATTTAGTTTAATTTCAGAATCAGAATGTTAAATCTTACAAcagaaaatgtaaatatatagtacTTTTTTTAACGGCTACTTGATTAAAACTAAAACCAGATTTAAATTGCAGAGGAGTAAGAGAACAGAGCTCTCTTAGCAAGCAAATCTGCAGCTGAATTGTCTGGGCTTGAAACATAAAGAAAGGAGATAGAGGAGAGATCGAAGGCTAAATTGAGGATATCTGCAATACCAAAAAGTTTCTTGATTGAATTGCTCCCATTGATAACTCTGATGATACAGTACATAAACTACATAATTAAGCCCACTAGTGAACCAATATGAATTTGATCAATCAACAAAACTTAGAAGTGcaaatttgactttttataacaaaagaaaaaacttaaaGGTgcgtttacaaaaaaaaaaaaaacttaaggtGCGGCAAGAAGCTCTTCGTTAGGCTAGGCGAAAACCAATGAAATTATAGACatcagtttattatatattacacAGTCGTTCCAAAAAAGTATACTATTACATTACACTATGAGATAACAGTATTGTGTTATAAATCCGATTAAGAAAAACACAATTACCAAAAAAGTTTCAAATGAAGAGGTACAACCgtaaaaataaatacttatCTTAACAAGACGAAGGATCTACCTTCTTGCTGAACAATTTTATCAGACAATAGCTATCTACAATTTGAATATTAGATTAGTGTCTAAATTAACAGGCGTATAAGCACCgcttaaaatgtttttttttatattgtgttttaaaaaatggTTTCGTTTATCATCGATTTGCTGTTTAAACGGACATATAAGCACTATGATTCTTAGAACACTAGGCAATATAATGTCACTAAAATTCCGTACCTCTAATTTTGTTCTCCCTGTTTCTGTGTTGAACTAATTTGGTGACAGAACCAATGACAAAAAAACCCAATCACACTTGATGATTCTTAGTGAAGATGTGATATAATATATCTATCATTTAACGACACGTGTCACTGCACAAGTATCTGTAAAATACTactataaacaaataaacatCATGTCCGCCTCCAGGCAGCTATAAATTCCAAGCTCCCGATCTTTCCTCCACAACATATGCTCGTTGAGAGCAACAAGATAGTTTCACTACTGAGACTTGAGAGCATATTCTACTACCACACCTGAGCTTAGAATCTTGCCTTCTCCtcacattttcattttttgatatTCAAGAAATCTTACGTTATTTCCATTTCCTAATAAATTAGAGATCGACAGGGAAGAGACAGTGCTCCGGGACACAAGCCACTTCAAGGTGAGTAGTATTAACCGGGGGAGACGGTGTCTCTCACTCTTTGACCTCAAACGAATCTATTGCATGTTATTATGCTTTTAGTTAGATCtgtcttaaaaaatattaattatataattaatccAACAGGGTGAAGTTTTTATAAGAATGAAGCCATGCATGACGAATCTAAGACAAATGATTCAACCAATGTTGAATTTCCAAAGGATATCCGCCGGTTTAAACATGGTCGACGTTCCCTTTTTCCGGCCCAAAGACAAGGTTGTTTTCATCATGGGAGCCACCGGAACAGGCAAATCTCGTCTCGCCATCGACCTTGCAACTCGTTTTCCGGCTGAGATCGTAAACTCTGACAAGATCCAAGTCTATAAAGGTTTAGACATCGTCACCAACAAAGTCACTCCAGAGGAAAGCCTTGGCGTTCCTCACCACCTCCTCGGCACCGTGGAAAACACTCACGAGGATTTCGCGGCGGAGGATTACCAGCGTGAAGCACTCAGAGCAGTTAAATCAATCGTAGAGAGAAACCGTGTCCCGATCATAGCTGGTGGTTCTAATTCTTACATTGAGGCTTTAGTCAACAATTGCGTTGACTTCCGGTTAAGGTACAAATGTTGCTTCTTGTGGGTTGATGTTGATAGACCGGTTTTGAACTCATTTGTCTCGGACCGGGTAGATAAGATGGTCGAGATGGGACTCGTCGACGAGGTTCGCCGCATCTTCGATCCCTCGTCATCAGATTACTCCGCCGGGATCCGCCGGGCAATCGGAGTTCCAGAGCTGGACGAATTTCTCCGAGCGGAGCTGTGCAGTTATCCGGCGGAGACGACGGAGAAGCTTCTTGAGACGGCGATCAAGAAAATCAAGGAGAACAACTGTTTGCTTGCATGTCGGCAATATCAGAAGATTAAGAGGCTTTACAAGCAGTGGAAGTGGAACATGCGCCGTATCGATGCGACGGAGGTTTTCCTCCGGCGAGGGGAAGAAGCCGACGAGGCTTGGGAGAACATGGTGGCTCGACCTAGCGCACTCGCCGTCGACAGGTTTCTTAATTACAGCAACGATCACCATTTGGAAGGGGACGCTATTCTATTACCGGAGATCTCCGCTGTTCCGCCGCTTCCAGCCGCCGTGGCAGCGATTTCGcggtaaaaaaatataaaacaggAAATGAAGCAATGGATATGGTGTGGAAAAAAGGACTATTATAATGCCACGTGGCGAGATTGTTGGAAAGGTCTAGAGCTATGACAATGCCACGTGGTTATATTGGTCTTTGTCGGAGAAGATGATCTTTTATTACATAAAGTGTGTGTGTTACGGTTAAACGGAATCAGTTTTGAGGGACCTAAAGTGCACGCGCGGGGCGGATGCTGACGGGTTCTCCTTTTGTTCCGGTATACTAGTACTTAGCTACGATGTAGTGCGGAATAGTGTACGATTATACGGTGGATAGTCagttagaccatgattaacccgggaaTTTTAGAGTGAGGTTCTTagcaaaaattaataaactgtttcttaacttttaattaaaaatgctaAGAACCGGTTCGTAAAGTCTTTATTTAATAActggttcttaatttttttaattaaaagttaagaaacagttttttaaCTTCTGCTAAGAACGTCTTCCTAAGAATTTCGGATTAATCCTGCTCTCGAGACAAAGAAGAGGTCGCTGGTCAACGTGGTTTTGCCCAAAAAAGAATAAGGATCCAACGGACAAAAGAACAAAGAGTCTTGTTGGACATGGACCCTACCTTTCTGACAGCGGATTGCCGTCCGGTATGTATTGGGTCCCATAGTTGTGACATCATGTGGTTAATAATTCAATCAAACGGCTGTGAAGTGATTATTACTCATATATAAAGTGTCTTTGTCCCGATGAACTTCGTATCATATGCTGGATAAGACGAGAGGAATTTTCAATTGCGTCATTTGTTaacaaattagaaaaaaatatacatcatCAGTTTATGTCCATGATAAAccattatattttcatatttagaagaaaataatataaaagaagaagattctTGTTTGAGTTGATGCACCGCCACGCACcgcttctccatctctttcttctccaaaaaaagaaaactgagGAGTTCCATATACCTTATGTTTTCTTGGCTTATTTAAAAGGATTAGTTAGTAGTCGTGTGAATTATATATATGGGTATTGGAATATTTATGTCGAGTTATCTTTTCtaatgttataaaatattattatttttgaatatttgatatattgtttattttgctgtgaaaaaaaagaagaagatatattgtttattttagcCCAGAAGTGTTTAATGGTTTACCACATGATGTCACAACCAATtttcttaactgttttcttTTCTGAGTTTCAccgttttttgtttgtttacatTGGTGTTTGTTCTTGTGGCTCGGTGAAAATACTGAAAATCTTGAATAAGGTGCAGTAAGTACGATGATGCAATGATTACTTGGATTGATGCAATAGTTTCTGGATTTTGAATCCTGGTAATTGCTCTACCAATACGCGTGAACGTATAATTGCTCTACTAGTAGACATTAGACAAAAAGATTATATTTGTCATTTTTCATAACTAAATTGCGTTTGTTGGAGagtataaatatcttaaatttataataattggACTAAATGTGCGATGGATGTCAAAAACTATTCCCATTAGGCAAGTTGCTTAAAACTCTGGAATATCGCTATTATTAGCTCTGTCTTCACGTTAAATGTATTCGAGCCACAACTGTTCTTCACAACATAATAGTTTTCCATTTCaattattactttatttatCTTACAGCTCTGTATCAGTGCGTGTTGTCAAAGAATAACAACTCAATATCAGTGGGCATTCTTGAATTATTTTCGTTTTCTCAAAGTGAATCCATGTGTTTATTCTGTGTATGTGCTATTTGAATTATTTTCGTTTTCTCAAAGTGAATCCACGTGTTTATTCTGTGTATGTGTTATTATCACC
This genomic stretch from Brassica napus cultivar Da-Ae chromosome C9, Da-Ae, whole genome shotgun sequence harbors:
- the LOC106385487 gene encoding adenylate isopentenyltransferase 5, chloroplastic, producing the protein MKPCMTNLRQMIQPMLNFQRISAGLNMVDVPFFRPKDKVVFIMGATGTGKSRLAIDLATRFPAEIVNSDKIQVYKGLDIVTNKVTPEESLGVPHHLLGTVENTHEDFAAEDYQREALRAVKSIVERNRVPIIAGGSNSYIEALVNNCVDFRLRYKCCFLWVDVDRPVLNSFVSDRVDKMVEMGLVDEVRRIFDPSSSDYSAGIRRAIGVPELDEFLRAELCSYPAETTEKLLETAIKKIKENNCLLACRQYQKIKRLYKQWKWNMRRIDATEVFLRRGEEADEAWENMVARPSALAVDRFLNYSNDHHLEGDAILLPEISAVPPLPAAVAAISR